TTGAGGTGGGGATAACCAGCAATCCCGTCAGAATCACCGTCAAGATCGCTACTTGCAACGACAGCCAAAGCGACGAGCGAAAGCTTGGATCGGCAAACAGCGATCGATATGCAGATAAGGTCAGATGCCCGTGTAGTCCTAGCACCGAATACCGAGCAGATGCCAGAATCGGGATGAGGAAGAAGGCTCCTACGATGATGAGAACGATGGCCCGGAATACGCGGCCGATGCCGGCCTGGCGTAGATGGAGACCATCACCTCCCGGCGTTATCGTAACCATCGCGATGCCCTCCTCTGGCTCAACACATAGACCGTGGCCGCCAGCGCCACCACGACGATCATGCCAAGCCCCAAGGCGTTGCCAAGGTTGCCCTCGCCTGCCGCCACATTCCCCGAGATCAAGCTTCCGATCTGGATCGGCACCAGCGGCAACGTTCCAGAGGTGAGCGCCTCGGCGGTGGCATAGGCCGCAAAGGCATCAGCGAAGATAACCACCGTTCCAGAGAGGATCGCAGGCGAAAGAATCGGCAGACCCACCGACCACCAAAACCGGAGCTTCGACGCCCCCAGTGATCGTGCCGCCTCTACCCAGGCGGAGCGGATGTTTTGAATTGGGCCAAGCATGACGAGAATCATGACCGGGATCAAGAAGTACTGATAGACGATGATAAGTCCTACGACCGAATACAGCGAGAACCCGTGGGCATACAAGTTGATGCCCATGCTCGAAAGTACTTTGGTAACAATCCCAAAATTGCCGAGCGTTGCGATAAAGGCAAAGGCCAGCGGAACCCCACCGGTGTTGGCCAGCACACTTGAACTGGACTGCACCAAGGCTCGTGGGCGGCCACGCGTCGCAGCTACCGCCAAGGCAGCAACAAAGCCAACGACCACGGCGATGATCGTAGAACCGATCGATAGCTCAAAGGATGCCACGAATGAGTGCAGATAGGGACCGGAGAACGCGAGTCTAAGGTTCGCAAGCGTTGGCTTGCCATCGTTGGATTCAAACGCTCCAATCAGAACAGAGAAGGCAGGAATGAGCAGGAAGATGAGCAGGAATACCAGATATGGAACCACGCCACCATAGCGGCCTAGGGCTCGTCGACGACGAGGTCTGGGAGGAGAGCTGGGGGAACTCTCCTCCCGATTATGGGTAAGAGTTGAAACCATCAGACCTTGGGCCAGTTAGCCAGGATGACGGTCTGTGCAGCGTTGAGTTGCGCCTGGGTCGGGAAGACTGGCGTTCCTGACACAGGAGGCACTGCGGCAAGATAGGTCTTGTTGACCGTACCGTCCTTGATCATCGAGGCGAGTCGAATCGGGTCGGTGTAGCCCTTGAGCCACAGGTTCTGACCGGTATTAGAGTACAGGTACTCTTCCCAGAGTCGAGCTGCCGCTGGATGAGGTGCGTACTTGGCGATGGCCTGGGCATAGTACGAGGCGTAATGGACTCCCTTGGGAATGATTACCTTCCAGTCGATCTTGCCCTTCAAGGCGTTTTCGTAGGCAACGTTGAGATAGTCCCAATCGATGTTGACCTTCACTTCTCCGGAGGAGATCGTTGCAGCCGATGACTGGACTGGGATGAAGTTTCCGATGGACTTGAGGTGCTCAAAGTACTTGATGCCAGGCATGATGTTGTTGTAGGAGCCACCATTACCAAGGGCTGCCGCGATAACGCCCGAGAAGGCTGCACCAGCATCCTCAGGATCACCGTCGAGGGCGACTCCGCCACGGAAGGCAGGGTTGGTGAGGCTGGCAAAGCCGGTGACCGGACTCTTGGTCAGGGCGGCGTTATAGCCGATCGAGATGTAGCCGCCGTAGTCACAGTACCACTGGCCCGATCCTGACTTGCAATCGGAGGGAATCTGATTCCAGTACTTGACCTTATAGTTGGCGAGTAGACCCAGCTTCGATGCCTTGACTGCGAAAGGGATTCCCATATCGAGAACATCCGGTGAACGTGATGAGCCCTTGAGTGTCTTGAGCGAATCGACTTCGTAGGCTGACGAACCCTCAGGGTTCACGTCATCGATCTTGATGCCGTACTTCTTCTCGAACGAAGACATGATCTGCCCGTAGTTGGCCCAATCGTCAGGTAACGTCGTGACGGTCAAGGCACCCTCTGCTTTGGCTGCCTTGACGAGGTTGGCCATCCCGCCACAGGCAGCGAGCGACGAGCAGGTCGCGAAATCGACCGACTTGGCTGAGGTGGTGGTGCTGGTGCTCGCGCTCGATGCGCTACCGCAGGCGCTGAGCAGCACCGCCGTCGCGCCTACCATGGCGAATCCTATTTTTATTGCCTTCACAACTAACCCCTTCGTGTAAATTCGTGTGAACTAGTCGATGATCTAACAGTCCAAACACTAAAGACACGAGGTGAACTCCAGCCAACGACCGTTAGACACGGAGATGAATGTCAAGAAAACTCTCGTCATTTGCTCCCACTTAGCGCAAGCACTCACCTACAGTGACTTCATGAAAATCATCGTTGTCGGTGCCGGGATTCTCGGAACATGGATTGCAATCCACCTACTAGAACAGGGATACTCCGTTCTACACCTCGAGCGCGATAGCGAGCCTCGCGGTGCCAGTATTCGCAACTTGGGCCTCATCTGGATATCCGGGCGTGCGGCAGGATCAGAACTCGACACCGCCTTGTCGGCGAGGGATCGATGGCTCCGCCTCAAAGCTGTCTGGCCAGAGCTTCCCTTCAGGACCGATGGATCCATCACGTTGGCTCAGGTCGAGTCCGAGGTTAGTGTTCTTGAGGCTGCCACCGAGCTCAAAGACGCAGGTGAGCGAGGATTCGCCATGCTCGGACAGAACGAACTTCTCGACCGGTATGGGATCCAAGCCCCAACCTCAGGTGCATTGTTGTGCTCCATGGATGCCGTCACCGAACCACGTTCCATCTTGTCGATTCTGCATCAGAGACTGAGTCTGAGTCCCAACTATCACCTTCGTGCCAACGCGGAGGTAATTTATTGCCATGACGAGGAGCTTGAGCTCATCGATCATACTCGCGTCCCCTTCGACTACGCCTTCTTCGCAACCGGCGTGAGCGACCTGCGAAGCATCGGCTTCACCTCCTCCACCTCCCGGCTAACGTTGACCCAGCTCCAGATGTTGCAAACCGGCCCACACGCCAGACCACTCTCGCCAGCCATCGCAGACATCGACTCATTTCGCTACTACCCGGCCTTTGCCTCGCTGCGATCGCTGCTTGGCCCCCAAGATCCGATCGCAGCGAACCATGGAGCACAACTCCTCCTTTCCCAGCGAAGCGATAGTTCTCTGACCATCGGAGACACCCACGACGATTACGGCTCGCCATTTCTTAGTAGCACCATCGAGGATTACCTTGTACAACGTG
This portion of the Ferrimicrobium sp. genome encodes:
- a CDS encoding ABC transporter permease subunit; the protein is MVSTLTHNREESSPSSPPRPRRRRALGRYGGVVPYLVFLLIFLLIPAFSVLIGAFESNDGKPTLANLRLAFSGPYLHSFVASFELSIGSTIIAVVVGFVAALAVAATRGRPRALVQSSSSVLANTGGVPLAFAFIATLGNFGIVTKVLSSMGINLYAHGFSLYSVVGLIIVYQYFLIPVMILVMLGPIQNIRSAWVEAARSLGASKLRFWWSVGLPILSPAILSGTVVIFADAFAAYATAEALTSGTLPLVPIQIGSLISGNVAAGEGNLGNALGLGMIVVVALAATVYVLSQRRASRWLR
- a CDS encoding ABC transporter substrate-binding protein; translated protein: MKAIKIGFAMVGATAVLLSACGSASSASTSTTTSAKSVDFATCSSLAACGGMANLVKAAKAEGALTVTTLPDDWANYGQIMSSFEKKYGIKIDDVNPEGSSAYEVDSLKTLKGSSRSPDVLDMGIPFAVKASKLGLLANYKVKYWNQIPSDCKSGSGQWYCDYGGYISIGYNAALTKSPVTGFASLTNPAFRGGVALDGDPEDAGAAFSGVIAAALGNGGSYNNIMPGIKYFEHLKSIGNFIPVQSSAATISSGEVKVNIDWDYLNVAYENALKGKIDWKVIIPKGVHYASYYAQAIAKYAPHPAAARLWEEYLYSNTGQNLWLKGYTDPIRLASMIKDGTVNKTYLAAVPPVSGTPVFPTQAQLNAAQTVILANWPKV
- a CDS encoding FAD-dependent oxidoreductase, whose product is MNVKKTLVICSHLAQALTYSDFMKIIVVGAGILGTWIAIHLLEQGYSVLHLERDSEPRGASIRNLGLIWISGRAAGSELDTALSARDRWLRLKAVWPELPFRTDGSITLAQVESEVSVLEAATELKDAGERGFAMLGQNELLDRYGIQAPTSGALLCSMDAVTEPRSILSILHQRLSLSPNYHLRANAEVIYCHDEELELIDHTRVPFDYAFFATGVSDLRSIGFTSSTSRLTLTQLQMLQTGPHARPLSPAIADIDSFRYYPAFASLRSLLGPQDPIAANHGAQLLLSQRSDSSLTIGDTHDDYGSPFLSSTIEDYLVQRARTLLGHTLAPTTHRWQGVYSKLMPGDGAIYFSEKPRPNVTWITGLAGRGMTISPQAAFETIQKALR